AAGATTTTCTTTCGAATCCGAAAGTGGCGGACTGTGCGTTTATAAACGTTAGAAACGTTAGACATGATAAAGAAGCAGTTATTGAACTGTTTTTCCCTCTTTTCGACGAATTTGTTCTCCCTTTAGTCGGATACCCTTTCCCTTAAAGGGTTCTGGTGGATAACATCTTCGAATATCCGCGGCACATTGCCCAACAAGCTGGTTATCAATCCCTTCTATAGTCAACTTAGTGTTGTCCACAACGGTAATTTGGATATTTTCTGGGATTGGAAAAAGAACCGGGCGGGAAAATCCCAGGTTGAGATTTAGAACTTTTTCCTGCACAGTGGCCCTAAAGCCCACTCCGTGAATTTCTAATTCCCGTCTAAATCCACTCGAAACCCCCAGCACCATGTTGGAAAGGAGTGTCCGTGTTAGGCCATGCATGGCCCTGGAGCGACGTGAATCATCTTTCCTTTCCACCAGCAGCTCGCATTCCTTAACTAGCGCCCTTATCGCAGGAGGTAGTACCTGTACCAGCCTACCCTTTGGGCCTTTTATTGCTACACCCCCATCCGGGAGGAAAACAACGCTTACCCCAAGGGGGAGTTTGATCGGCTTTTTGCCAAGTCGTGACATTGTTCTATCCGTCCTTCTTTTTTCTTCTCAACAGCCCCAGCTTATGGGGGTTAACTCCTCTGTTGAGGAAACTCAACTTTTAAAATTTAGATGACCCTGCTTACTACCGGCTAGTATAAGGTCTACCAGACATGAGCAAGTATTTCCCCGCCAACATTACGATGCCGTGCTTCTTGATCAGTTAGGATGCCTAACCGTGTCGAAAGCAACCCGATGCCCATTCCCCCCAATACACGAGGGATCTCTTTGGAACCCACATATTTCCGGAGTCCAGGCCGACTAATTCTTCGCACACCGGCAATAGCGGCCTCCCTATTCACATATTTAGCATGCACTTTCAAGGTCGGGTGTTTCCCAGTATAATCCAGCTCGATGCTTTCTATATATCCCTCTCTCTTAAGGAGGTGTAGAATCTCGCTCTTCAGTTTTGAATAGGGGACAACGAATTCACTCCTGCGGGAGCGTAAGGTGTTGCGTAGCCTAGTCAGGAGGTCGGCTATGGGATCAGTTAAGGTACTCATGGATAGAAAAGTGAATTAGGTTAGGACAACGAACGAAATCTAGGCGGTAGGCGTAGGCCCCCTAGCTCTATCCGAAAACGGCATGCCAATTTCGGTGAGGAGTGATTTTGCCTCTTCATCAGTACCGGCAGTAGTCACGATGGTAATGTCAAAACCAACAGTGTGCTTGACTTTATCAAGCTCAACCTCGGGGAAGATCGACTGGTCACTGACTCCTATTGTGTAATTCCCGCGGCCGTCAAAAGCCTTGGCAGACACCCCACGGAAGTCGCGTATTCTCGGCAAAGCGGCGAAGATAAAACGTTCCAGGAATTCGTACATAACACGCCCACGGAGCGTTACCTTGGAGCCAATTTCTTGGTTTTTGCGCAGTTTGAAGTTAGAGATATTTTTCTTGGAAAGAGTTACTACAGGTCTCTGCCCAGTGATTAGGCTGAGATCAGCCCGAGCAACTTCTAGAGCTCCCTTTATATCGGAGGCTGAGGCCACACAGGTGTTGATCACTACCTTCTCGATTCTTGGAACCTGGTGGGTATTTCCATACTTGTGCCTTTCGAGGAGAAGCGGAACTATGCGCCTTCTATACTCTTCTTGTAGCCTAGCTTGCATCTTAATTTCCCCTTTCTCCCCTCCCTTTTTCTATGAGCTGGAGGTTAGAAATATGAATAGGTCCCTCCTTCTCAATAATGGCACCATTTGGATATTCTTGGCTCTTACGCTGGTGCTTCTTGACAAGATGCACCCCCTCCACAATAGCTCTGGACCTTTTCCTTAGAACCCGAAGCACCCTCCCCTGGGCGCCACGATAGTTTCCAGAGATTATTTTGACCGTATCACCCCGACAAATGGAAAGGCTCCTGCGTATCATAAAACTTCAGGCGCGAGAGAAATAATTTTCATAAATTTTTCTCGTAGCTCGCGTGCCACAGGACCAAAAATGCGAGTACCGCGCGGATTTCCATCTTTATCGATGATTACAACGGCATTCGTATCAAATCGCAGAAAGGAACCGTCCTCTCGCTTGGTGCGGTACTTGGTACGGACAACTACCCCAAGCACAACTTCACCCTTTCTTACAGACCCACCGGCGTTAGCTTCTTTAATATTCATTCGAACGGTATCACCCACTCTAGCAACGCGTGTTGCTTTCCCGATAACACCAATCATGCTGGCCTTGTGCGCGCCGGTGTTATCAGCAACATTTAGAATACTTCTTACCTGAATCATGGATCGGATTTTACGCCGCTAAACCCTTGTCGCTTCGTAACCTAACGCCTATTTACGTATTGCTAACAATCGCCAACGCTTGAGACTGCTTAATGGCCGTATTTCCACGACGCTGACATAGTTTCCCACTTTGGCCTCATTCTTTTCATCGTGTGCGTAAACTTTTTTCACCTGCTTAACAATTTTCCCAAAACGGGGGTGGGCAACCCTAGACACAACACTGACAACTATCGTTTTGTCCATTTTGTCTGAAACCACCTTCCCAATGCGCACTTTACGCGCGGTGGGCCTCGGCGGGGAAGCCATATTGATGTCTGCTCCAGCATTGTAGGTAGTCATTTTAATAAGGCAACATTAACGCTGTTATTTGTGCCCTTAATCTTTTCGTTCATAATGGTTCGGATGCGAGCAATGTGGCGGCGAAGAGTTCGAAGCATGCTAGGCTTGTCCAATCGTCCACTTTGCTGCTGGAGACGGAATTTAAAGATTGTTTCCCGTAGCTCCCTCTCACGTGCACGGAGGTCATCGAGAGTTAAGCTAAATAACTGCTTTCTCAGAACATTTTTCATATTGATTCTCTTGGAGCCTGCTATCTGCTGCACTTTCCTGGCAACGCAGTGTCAGTTCACTGCATGGTGGCGAACAACAAGGCGAGTACGGACTGGCAATTTATTGGCTGCAAGGCGTAAGGACTCCCTGGCGATGGATTCTGATACGCCATCCAGTTCAAAAAGAATGTTACCCGGCCGCACAACGGCCACCCAATACGTGGGCTGGCCCTTTCCTTTCCCCATTCTGGTTTCTGGAGGACGGGCCGTAACGGACTTATCCGGAAAAAAACGAATCCAGAGTTTCCCCTTCCTCTTCATATGCCGCGTCATCGCGACACGAGCAGCCTCGGCCTGAATGTTCGTGATCCAGGCCCGCTCCAGAGTCTGTAACCCAAATTCCCCGAAACTGATCTTCAAATTACGTGACCCCATCCCTGCTCGGCTCCCCCGTTGAACCTTTCTGTACTTTACCCGTTTTGGCACCAGTGGCATAGAAAAATAGAAAAAGTCCCCTCTTGGAATTAAGTTCCTACAAGCTCTGATTCACACTAGCGAGGGGCACCCTTAGTCACTTCCTCCTCGGGTTTTTCTTCCTTTCTGCAAAGCCATACTTTGACGCCGATCTTACCAGCTGTTGTATTGGCTTCACTAAATCCATAACCGATAGGAACGCGCAAAGTATGAAGCGGCACCATTCCGACTCGTGTCCATTCTGTTCTAGCAATTTCTGCCCCCCCCAGGCGTCCTGCACATCGCACTTTGATTCCGAGAGCCCCCGCATCCATGGTAGTTTGAACCGATTTTTTCATGGCACGACGGAAGGAAATACGGCGTTCCAGCTGAGAGGCAATATTTTCCGCTATGAGCTGCGCATCCAAGTCGGGGCGCTTGACCTCTACAATATCGATCTTTACCTGCTTACCCTTCGCCATATCCGAGATTTCTTGGGTCATTTTCTCGATCTCGGCCCCCCTACGTCCAATCACTACCCCAGGACGTGCTGTATGG
This DNA window, taken from Candidatus Xiphinematobacter sp., encodes the following:
- a CDS encoding 50S ribosomal protein L24 codes for the protein MIRRSLSICRGDTVKIISGNYRGAQGRVLRVLRKRSRAIVEGVHLVKKHQRKSQEYPNGAIIEKEGPIHISNLQLIEKGRGERGN
- the rpsQ gene encoding 30S ribosomal protein S17, which produces MASPPRPTARKVRIGKVVSDKMDKTIVVSVVSRVAHPRFGKIVKQVKKVYAHDEKNEAKVGNYVSVVEIRPLSSLKRWRLLAIRK
- the rplP gene encoding 50S ribosomal protein L16, with protein sequence MPLVPKRVKYRKVQRGSRAGMGSRNLKISFGEFGLQTLERAWITNIQAEAARVAMTRHMKRKGKLWIRFFPDKSVTARPPETRMGKGKGQPTYWVAVVRPGNILFELDGVSESIARESLRLAANKLPVRTRLVVRHHAVN
- the rplN gene encoding 50S ribosomal protein L14, coding for MIQVRSILNVADNTGAHKASMIGVIGKATRVARVGDTVRMNIKEANAGGSVRKGEVVLGVVVRTKYRTKREDGSFLRFDTNAVVIIDKDGNPRGTRIFGPVARELREKFMKIISLAPEVL
- the rplF gene encoding 50S ribosomal protein L6; translated protein: MSRLGKKPIKLPLGVSVVFLPDGGVAIKGPKGRLVQVLPPAIRALVKECELLVERKDDSRRSRAMHGLTRTLLSNMVLGVSSGFRRELEIHGVGFRATVQEKVLNLNLGFSRPVLFPIPENIQITVVDNTKLTIEGIDNQLVGQCAADIRRCYPPEPFKGKGIRLKGEQIRRKEGKTVQ
- the rpsH gene encoding 30S ribosomal protein S8, which encodes MSTLTDPIADLLTRLRNTLRSRRSEFVVPYSKLKSEILHLLKREGYIESIELDYTGKHPTLKVHAKYVNREAAIAGVRRISRPGLRKYVGSKEIPRVLGGMGIGLLSTRLGILTDQEARHRNVGGEILAHVW
- the rpsC gene encoding 30S ribosomal protein S3, with the translated sequence MGQKIHPKLFRLPLTRDWASRWFASKKDYADSLLGDERIRRYLKRKLKGAAVSRSIVERAWNSLRVTIHTARPGVVIGRRGAEIEKMTQEISDMAKGKQVKIDIVEVKRPDLDAQLIAENIASQLERRISFRRAMKKSVQTTMDAGALGIKVRCAGRLGGAEIARTEWTRVGMVPLHTLRVPIGYGFSEANTTAGKIGVKVWLCRKEEKPEEEVTKGAPR
- the rplE gene encoding 50S ribosomal protein L5, which translates into the protein MQARLQEEYRRRIVPLLLERHKYGNTHQVPRIEKVVINTCVASASDIKGALEVARADLSLITGQRPVVTLSKKNISNFKLRKNQEIGSKVTLRGRVMYEFLERFIFAALPRIRDFRGVSAKAFDGRGNYTIGVSDQSIFPEVELDKVKHTVGFDITIVTTAGTDEEAKSLLTEIGMPFSDRARGPTPTA
- the rpmC gene encoding 50S ribosomal protein L29; translation: MKNVLRKQLFSLTLDDLRARERELRETIFKFRLQQQSGRLDKPSMLRTLRRHIARIRTIMNEKIKGTNNSVNVALLK